The following are from one region of the Halarcobacter sp. genome:
- a CDS encoding response regulator transcription factor, whose translation MKSIFLFSDDLLLIGRWSKLINETTLMIDNLKDLNRVSDSIIIINTSIIKSLSEDKFQNIIENQNDIMVLDNTPNLLSAKKFLNKGVKAYGNTLMTSSYLNSCVEALQNNYIWLLPDISTKLMSEMINSQKNNDSEKTKSLFDILTTKETQIAVLLKEGYTNNKISQELNISINTVKTHIKHIYEKLDVKDRLSFASLFTN comes from the coding sequence ATGAAGTCAATATTTTTATTTAGCGATGATTTATTATTAATTGGCAGATGGTCAAAATTGATAAATGAAACCACACTTATGATTGATAATTTAAAAGACCTAAACCGTGTAAGTGATAGTATTATTATAATAAATACTTCTATAATTAAAAGTTTATCCGAAGATAAGTTTCAAAATATTATTGAAAATCAAAATGACATAATGGTTTTAGATAATACACCAAATCTTTTATCTGCAAAAAAGTTTTTAAATAAAGGTGTAAAAGCCTATGGAAATACTTTAATGACTAGTTCATATCTAAATTCATGTGTTGAAGCTCTTCAAAATAATTATATTTGGTTATTACCTGATATTTCTACAAAACTAATGAGTGAAATGATTAATTCCCAAAAAAATAATGATAGTGAAAAAACAAAATCTTTATTTGATATTTTAACTACAAAAGAAACACAAATTGCTGTTCTTTTAAAAGAAGGATATACAAATAATAAAATAAGTCAAGAGCTTAATATTTCAATAAATACAGTAAAGACACATATAAAACATATATATGAAAAACTTGATGTAAAGGATAGATTATCTTTTGCTTCTTTATTTACAAATTGA
- a CDS encoding TolC family outer membrane protein: MKKPLLSIAASGLLLIGVNLNALTLEKSIEEALNTNPVVKERLKNLREVQQDLNIAKSEWLPSLDYSASFGRNNAGEYKDYTDDDKYRNTVEDKTYNHYTQSLKLTQNIFNGFSTTNKIDYQKSRILAAAHHYVENANDIAFQMVGSYLDSIRSYRLLQNAKDNVRVNEKIYEDVQSLFNSGLTTKSEMTKIRSSLALAESNLVVQQNNMIDKGFRFKRLLGRKVNISELSLPKLNLSMPESLERATMVAIRNNPSILVSNYNIKGAQSLYKEKKSKYYPKIDLEIEQVYNDVDKRNSFDSPDDRTRGYITLNWNLYKGGAHEADIQKSRSSINKEVEIQRDLKRQTIESLELSWSAYEMLTDQLEKLYKYYEYSEETLASYQSEYEMGRRTLLDLLSAQNDLINSKSQIINAQTDKLFAQFRILDAMGLLVSSVLDEKEYENIIYPTQKPFEIVEDKLPVKLDIDNDGIVDSLDICDNSTSNGNIKPTGCVQQEADSDFDGVPNTKDACPNSTFGVLVDDKGCALPDGKNKFEPEVNTYLNPVPKYSAQSPKKDEKLGLYDYEFNVAANKNVESTQLDKHLMYDDFELIKRFDFIDMNSFDIDNNNIKQIAEKINSYKRDDITVTVIGHTQNMKDDETSYNQALDYSKTITKLLVDNNVSEKIIVPQSRVNYDNLFLETDKHDINNVVAIALYIPKVKEEIILDDDNDGVRNELDKCPNTASGYTVDKDGCTNKINLEVLFENNSSKIKDKTKEKVEAFAKFLIDNKEFNTMITGHASKENENSSIVYNKSLSEQRANAIKSYLISKGVKESRIEAQGKGFDEPIADNSTEEGRALNRRIEAELINVNNK; encoded by the coding sequence ATGAAAAAACCTTTGTTAAGTATCGCTGCTAGTGGTCTTTTGTTAATAGGTGTAAATTTAAATGCACTTACTTTAGAAAAAAGTATAGAAGAAGCTTTAAACACAAATCCAGTTGTTAAAGAAAGATTAAAAAACTTAAGAGAGGTACAACAAGATTTAAATATTGCAAAATCTGAATGGCTTCCTTCTTTGGATTATTCAGCTTCATTTGGAAGAAACAATGCCGGTGAATATAAAGATTATACTGATGATGATAAGTATAGAAATACTGTAGAAGATAAAACTTACAATCATTATACTCAGTCTTTAAAACTAACTCAAAATATCTTTAATGGATTTAGTACAACAAATAAAATAGACTATCAAAAATCTAGAATCTTAGCAGCAGCTCACCATTATGTAGAAAATGCTAATGATATTGCATTTCAAATGGTAGGTTCATATTTAGATTCTATTAGAAGTTATAGGTTATTGCAAAATGCAAAAGATAATGTAAGAGTAAATGAAAAAATTTATGAAGATGTACAATCTTTATTTAATAGTGGTTTAACTACAAAATCTGAAATGACAAAAATTAGATCTTCTTTAGCTCTTGCAGAGTCTAATTTAGTTGTTCAACAAAACAATATGATTGATAAAGGGTTTAGATTTAAAAGACTTTTAGGTAGAAAAGTTAATATTTCAGAGCTTTCTTTACCAAAACTAAATCTATCTATGCCAGAGAGCTTAGAAAGAGCAACTATGGTAGCTATTAGAAATAATCCTTCAATTCTTGTAAGTAATTATAATATTAAAGGTGCACAAAGTCTTTATAAAGAAAAGAAAAGTAAATACTATCCTAAAATTGATTTAGAGATAGAGCAAGTTTATAATGATGTAGATAAAAGAAATAGTTTTGATAGTCCTGATGACAGAACTAGAGGATATATCACATTAAATTGGAATCTTTATAAAGGTGGAGCACATGAAGCAGATATTCAAAAAAGCAGAAGTTCTATAAATAAAGAAGTAGAGATTCAAAGAGATCTAAAAAGACAAACAATAGAGAGTTTAGAACTATCTTGGTCTGCTTATGAAATGTTAACAGATCAACTTGAAAAACTATATAAATATTATGAATATAGTGAAGAAACTTTGGCTAGTTATCAAAGTGAATATGAAATGGGAAGAAGAACTTTATTAGATTTATTATCAGCTCAAAATGATTTAATAAACTCTAAATCACAAATTATTAATGCTCAAACAGATAAACTTTTTGCTCAATTTAGAATTTTAGATGCAATGGGATTATTAGTAAGTTCAGTATTAGATGAAAAAGAGTATGAAAACATTATTTATCCTACACAAAAACCTTTTGAAATTGTTGAAGATAAATTGCCTGTAAAATTAGATATTGATAATGATGGAATTGTTGATTCTTTAGATATTTGTGATAACTCAACATCTAATGGAAATATTAAACCTACAGGATGTGTACAACAAGAAGCTGATTCAGATTTTGATGGAGTACCTAATACAAAAGATGCTTGTCCTAATAGTACATTTGGTGTATTAGTAGATGACAAAGGGTGTGCTTTACCAGATGGGAAAAATAAGTTTGAGCCAGAAGTAAATACTTATCTAAATCCTGTTCCTAAATATAGTGCTCAGAGTCCAAAAAAAGATGAGAAATTAGGTTTATATGATTATGAATTCAATGTAGCGGCAAATAAAAATGTAGAATCAACACAACTTGATAAACATTTAATGTATGATGATTTTGAATTAATTAAAAGATTTGATTTTATAGATATGAATAGTTTTGATATAGATAATAACAATATAAAACAAATAGCTGAAAAGATAAATTCATATAAAAGAGACGATATCACTGTTACAGTAATAGGTCATACTCAAAATATGAAAGATGATGAAACAAGTTACAATCAAGCCTTAGATTATTCAAAAACAATTACAAAACTATTGGTTGATAATAATGTAAGTGAAAAAATAATTGTTCCTCAGTCAAGAGTTAATTATGATAATCTATTTTTAGAAACAGATAAACATGATATTAATAATGTTGTAGCAATTGCACTATATATTCCAAAAGTTAAAGAAGAAATTATTCTTGATGATGATAATGATGGTGTTAGAAATGAATTAGACAAATGTCCAAATACAGCATCAGGATATACTGTAGATAAAGATGGTTGTACAAATAAAATAAATTTGGAAGTATTATTTGAAAATAACTCTTCAAAAATAAAAGATAAAACAAAAGAAAAAGTAGAGGCTTTTGCTAAATTTTTAATTGATAATAAAGAGTTTAATACAATGATAACTGGGCATGCAAGTAAAGAGAATGAAAATAGTTCTATTGTTTATAATAAAAGTTTATCTGAACAAAGAGCAAATGCTATTAAAAGTTATTTAATCTCTAAAGGTGTAAAAGAATCTAGAATAGAAGCTCAAGGAAAAGGTTTTGATGAGCCAATTGCTGATAATAGTACAGAAGAAGGAAGAGCTTTAAATAGAAGAATTGAAGCTGAGCTAATAAATGTAAATAATAAGTAG
- a CDS encoding type I secretion system permease/ATPase, protein MLHHSYKKDSLLESLVLYTRLFYKPYSAQSLMSGLPLDANLTEPLLSPKNSSKSLFSRAASRAGLKSILIEKPISEILQLQLPMILVLSNNNSCILQKFIGEDRKKAKIIFPGEEPLEEIVEVEDLEKEYLGFAFMLKKVFEYDDNKNKTLDLKNHKHWFWNTLGFSKKIYFDCILASILINLFVLATPLFTMNVYDRVIPNNAQETLLVFTIGIIFVFLIDSSLKFLRSYFLEIAGKKSDIIMSSIIFEKVLDLKLKEHPSSVGSFSNNLKSFDSIRSFLTNATLSVLIDFPFSLLFLAVIFYLAGVLVLVPIVIIVLIVLYALIIKKPLQKSIESTYEASAKKNGILVESLHNIETIKVQGLSSSIQYDWEESTGEIANKSLKSRILSSSIPTITGLLTGLNTVLIIVIGVYQIQNFELTMGGLIATMILSGRAIAPMGQIAALISNYEDAKTSYKMLDDIVNKPLERPLAKEFVKRPSLKGNIEFKNVSFRYPDSQNYALDDVSFTIKEGEKVAFIGKIGSGKSTIAKLILKLYEPESGSILIDGIDISQIDPVDIRKSMAYVPQDINLFRGTIKNNILGSYRFIDDEWLLECSKISTTDDFVKLHPMGYDMQIGERGLGLSGGQRQSVGIARALISESDIYLFDEPTNAMDQSTENKVLNNLKKSTEHRTLILVTQKMNMLDLTSRIIVMNHGKKVLDGKKEDVIKKLGVING, encoded by the coding sequence TTGTTACATCATTCTTATAAAAAAGACTCTTTATTAGAGTCCTTAGTATTATATACAAGATTGTTCTATAAACCTTATTCTGCACAATCTTTAATGTCAGGTTTGCCTTTAGATGCAAATCTGACAGAACCCTTATTGTCTCCAAAAAATAGTTCGAAATCATTATTTTCAAGAGCTGCATCTCGTGCAGGATTAAAAAGTATATTAATAGAAAAACCTATTTCAGAAATATTACAGTTACAATTACCAATGATTCTTGTTTTATCAAATAATAACTCTTGTATTTTACAAAAGTTTATTGGAGAAGATAGAAAAAAAGCAAAGATTATTTTTCCTGGTGAAGAACCTTTAGAGGAGATTGTAGAAGTTGAAGATCTTGAGAAAGAGTATTTAGGCTTTGCTTTTATGCTTAAAAAAGTTTTTGAATATGATGATAATAAAAATAAAACATTGGATCTAAAAAATCATAAACACTGGTTTTGGAACACTTTAGGTTTTTCAAAAAAAATATATTTTGATTGTATTTTAGCTTCAATTTTAATAAATCTTTTTGTTTTAGCAACACCACTTTTTACTATGAATGTTTATGACAGGGTTATCCCAAATAATGCCCAAGAAACTTTGCTTGTCTTTACTATAGGAATTATTTTTGTTTTTTTAATAGATTCCTCATTAAAGTTTTTGCGTTCATATTTTTTAGAAATAGCTGGTAAAAAAAGTGATATTATTATGTCTTCAATAATTTTTGAAAAAGTATTGGACTTAAAATTAAAAGAGCATCCAAGTTCTGTAGGTTCTTTTTCTAATAATCTAAAAAGTTTTGATAGTATTAGATCTTTTTTAACAAACGCTACCTTAAGTGTATTAATAGACTTTCCTTTTTCTTTACTTTTTTTAGCAGTTATATTTTATTTAGCAGGTGTATTGGTATTAGTCCCAATTGTAATTATTGTTTTAATAGTTTTATATGCTTTAATTATAAAAAAACCTCTTCAAAAAAGTATTGAAAGTACCTATGAAGCAAGTGCAAAGAAAAATGGTATTTTAGTAGAATCTTTACATAATATTGAAACAATAAAAGTGCAAGGCTTAAGTAGTAGTATTCAATATGATTGGGAAGAATCAACTGGTGAAATAGCAAATAAAAGTTTAAAATCTAGAATATTATCCTCTTCTATCCCAACTATTACTGGACTTTTAACAGGATTAAATACAGTATTAATTATTGTAATTGGTGTTTATCAAATCCAAAATTTTGAATTAACTATGGGTGGACTAATCGCAACTATGATTTTATCTGGTAGGGCAATTGCACCTATGGGACAAATTGCAGCTTTAATCTCAAACTATGAAGATGCAAAAACTTCATACAAAATGTTAGATGATATAGTAAATAAACCTTTAGAACGGCCCCTTGCAAAAGAGTTTGTGAAAAGACCATCATTAAAAGGAAATATAGAATTCAAGAATGTAAGTTTTAGATATCCAGATTCTCAAAATTATGCACTAGATGATGTTAGTTTTACTATAAAAGAAGGAGAGAAAGTTGCTTTTATAGGAAAAATTGGTTCTGGTAAAAGTACAATTGCAAAACTTATTTTAAAACTATATGAACCTGAAAGTGGTTCTATTTTAATTGATGGAATTGATATCTCACAGATTGATCCAGTGGATATAAGAAAAAGTATGGCATATGTACCTCAAGATATAAATTTATTTAGAGGAACAATAAAAAATAATATTTTAGGCTCTTACCGATTTATTGATGATGAATGGCTATTAGAGTGTTCAAAAATCAGTACTACAGATGATTTTGTTAAATTACATCCTATGGGATACGATATGCAAATTGGAGAAAGAGGATTAGGACTTTCTGGAGGTCAAAGACAAAGTGTAGGAATTGCAAGAGCACTAATATCAGAATCAGATATTTATCTTTTTGATGAGCCTACAAATGCCATGGATCAATCAACAGAAAATAAAGTCTTAAATAATCTAAAAAAGAGTACTGAACATAGAACTTTAATCCTTGTTACACAAAAAATGAATATGCTTGATTTGACATCAAGAATAATTGTTATGAATCATGGTAAAAAAGTTTTAGATGGTAAAAAAGAGGATGTTATAAAAAAACTAGGGGTAATTAATGGCTAG
- a CDS encoding HlyD family type I secretion periplasmic adaptor subunit — MASFKEIKEAFFNDNIPKIKKDLNKHDLEYMQSLSSALIHNRPQKLHWVLVAFTVTILFFIIWASFAQIDEIARGQGKVVPSGQNQILQNLEGGVVSEILIKEGDFVKKDQVLLKISNEKSSSSLSSNKIKILYLKAQIKRLEAELSNEMFEYETTDNDNLNVFLENEKELYLSNMKQLNSKIQILKEQLKQKQSELKDARQRIKHQKFSVEAIEKEVKMTEPMVKKGIRAEVDFLKLQREFSDSKQKLQSVIYSVNKIKSEIVEIEKKIEEASEIHKVKTQEKLNEITTSLKDLEANTVASIDQVSRAIIKSPLNGIVQALHVNTIGGAIKPAQDLIEIVPTDYNLIIEVKILPSDIAFIYQGQKAVVKFSAYDFSIYGGLDGQVINISPDTITEKDDKTYYLVRIKTEKNYIGKDAKKMKIIPGMVADVDIITGKKTILDYILKPILKTKQYTFTER, encoded by the coding sequence ATGGCTAGTTTTAAAGAGATTAAAGAAGCTTTTTTTAATGATAATATTCCCAAAATAAAAAAAGATTTAAATAAACATGACCTTGAATATATGCAAAGTCTAAGCTCTGCACTAATACATAATAGACCTCAAAAACTTCATTGGGTTTTAGTTGCTTTTACTGTTACTATACTATTTTTTATAATTTGGGCATCTTTTGCTCAAATTGATGAGATAGCAAGAGGACAAGGGAAAGTAGTTCCTAGTGGACAAAATCAAATTCTTCAAAATCTTGAGGGTGGAGTTGTTTCAGAGATTTTAATAAAAGAGGGGGATTTTGTAAAAAAAGATCAAGTTTTATTAAAAATCAGTAATGAAAAATCTTCATCTAGTTTAAGCTCAAATAAAATAAAAATTTTATACTTAAAAGCACAAATAAAAAGACTAGAAGCAGAATTGTCAAATGAGATGTTTGAGTATGAAACTACAGATAATGATAATTTAAATGTATTTTTAGAAAATGAAAAAGAGTTATATTTAAGTAATATGAAACAATTAAACTCAAAAATACAAATACTAAAAGAACAATTAAAACAAAAACAGAGTGAATTAAAAGATGCAAGACAAAGAATAAAACACCAAAAGTTTTCAGTAGAAGCTATTGAAAAAGAAGTGAAAATGACTGAACCTATGGTAAAAAAAGGGATTAGGGCAGAAGTAGATTTTTTAAAATTACAAAGAGAATTTAGTGACTCAAAACAAAAACTACAAAGTGTAATATATTCTGTAAATAAGATAAAGTCAGAAATAGTAGAAATTGAGAAAAAAATAGAAGAAGCTAGTGAAATACATAAAGTAAAAACCCAAGAAAAATTAAATGAAATAACTACCTCTTTAAAAGATTTAGAAGCAAATACAGTTGCTTCAATTGATCAAGTATCAAGGGCAATAATTAAATCACCTTTAAATGGTATTGTACAAGCTTTACATGTGAATACTATTGGAGGAGCAATTAAACCTGCACAAGATTTAATTGAAATTGTTCCAACAGATTATAATCTAATTATTGAAGTTAAAATTTTGCCTTCAGATATTGCCTTTATATATCAAGGTCAAAAAGCTGTTGTAAAGTTTTCTGCTTATGATTTTTCTATTTATGGTGGATTAGATGGTCAAGTAATAAATATATCACCTGATACTATTACTGAAAAAGATGATAAAACATACTATCTAGTGAGAATAAAGACAGAAAAAAATTATATAGGCAAAGATGCTAAGAAAATGAAAATAATTCCTGGAATGGTAGCTGATGTAGATATTATTACAGGAAAAAAGACAATCTTAGATTATATCTTAAAACCAATACTTAAAACAAAGCAATATACCTTTACGGAAAGATAA
- a CDS encoding response regulator, with amino-acid sequence MSSNLYPYKILVIEDEELLRKNYVEYLKMNFKDVLEAKDGEEALELYNKFKPEILIIDINIPKIDGLKLLEMIREHDIVTKAIILTAHVDKEFLLRATSLKLVKYLEKPVNRRNLKEALKTAVDEIVTYSIQNIKILQLAENIFWNSELKELTYNNENIELTNKEKLLLELLTSHPNKVFSYDDIFFHVWNDYNEEASFNALKNLIRRIRKKIPEDLIQNVFNEGYKINII; translated from the coding sequence ATGAGTAGTAATTTATATCCTTATAAAATATTAGTAATTGAAGATGAAGAGTTACTAAGAAAAAATTATGTTGAATATCTAAAAATGAATTTTAAGGATGTACTTGAAGCAAAAGATGGGGAAGAAGCTTTAGAATTATATAATAAATTCAAACCTGAAATTTTAATTATTGATATTAATATTCCAAAAATTGATGGTCTAAAACTTTTGGAAATGATAAGAGAACATGATATTGTAACTAAAGCAATCATTTTAACAGCTCATGTGGATAAAGAGTTTTTATTAAGAGCAACATCTTTAAAATTAGTAAAATATTTAGAAAAACCAGTAAATAGAAGAAATTTAAAAGAAGCACTTAAAACTGCTGTTGATGAAATAGTAACTTATAGTATTCAAAATATAAAGATTTTACAATTAGCAGAAAATATATTTTGGAATAGTGAGTTAAAAGAGTTGACATATAATAATGAAAATATTGAGTTAACAAATAAAGAAAAGCTTCTTTTAGAACTATTAACTTCTCATCCTAACAAAGTTTTTTCTTATGATGATATATTTTTTCATGTATGGAATGATTATAATGAAGAAGCTAGTTTTAACGCATTAAAAAACCTCATAAGAAGAATAAGAAAAAAAATACCAGAGGATTTAATTCAGAATGTTTTTAATGAAGGCTATAAAATAAATATAATATAA